A window of the Lactuca sativa cultivar Salinas chromosome 5, Lsat_Salinas_v11, whole genome shotgun sequence genome harbors these coding sequences:
- the LOC111904830 gene encoding plant intracellular Ras-group-related LRR protein 1, whose amino-acid sequence MDPNPKNFPILSYVMNRLPTMKRSNMQEGDIEQPPSMPHFTSKLTDRSSFNPPPYFELTERMPHLTDPRLLTSMRAAVADVSQTRSLLKTLGERPDHEAVDMAKARLAEIDSTLSNDLDEITLSDKVDPEEDKRKKAIERERQMHKTLISLDQMHESYDKMLSEAEKRLEKIYESVKEGNNPLPGGDEGSSAVAEELTEEVVAILTDALSNGAQRIDLSERRLPFLPEAFGKIHTLVHLNLSSNQLEVIPDSVAGLENLEELNVSSNILTSLPDSIGCLHKLKILDVSSNKLDSLPDSICHCRSLEEFDGSFNKLTYLPTKMGYELLKLKKLAIALNKVRNFPTSIGDMKSLRYLDAHFNELRGLPDSIGKLSNLEVLNLGSNFSDLQELPDTIGDLTSLRELDVSNNQLQELPLTFGRLDKLIKLNVEQNPLVVPPKEVVQKGIQAVKVYMAQRWFDVLVEEEEKNRREAEALAQASWLSRSKSYLTGAVVGAAGTVSLYLGAGDSEDPYLEEAR is encoded by the exons ATGGATCCGAACCCCAAAAATTTCCCAATTCTCTCCTACGTCATGAACAGGCTGCCCACCATGAAACGATCTAACATGCAGGAGGGAGACATCGAACAACCGCCGTCGATGCCTCATTTTACTTCCAAATTGACAGATCGTTCGTCCTTCAATCCGCCACCATATTTCGAACTCACTGAACGGATGCCTCACCTAACAGATCCTCGGCTCCTGACTTCCATGCGTGCAGCCGTGGCCGATGTTTCTCAGACACGATCGCTACTCAAGACCCTTGGTGAGCGTCCTGATCATGAAGCTGTGGACATGGCGAAGGCCAGGCTTGCAGAGATTGATTCGACGTTGTCGAACGACCTCGACGAGATCACTTTATCAGATAAGGTCGACCCGGAGGAGGACAAACGGAAGAAGGCAATCGAGAGGGAGAGACAGATGCACAAAACTCTGATCTCGCTGGATCAAATGCATGAATCGTATGATAAAATGTTGAGCGAGGCGGAGAAGAGACTTGAGAAAATTTATGAGTCGGTTAAGGAGGGAAACAACCCGCTTCCGGGTGGTGATGAAGGGAGCTCCGCCGTCGCCGAGGAGTTGACGGAGGAAGTGGTTGCAATTCTGACAGATGCATTGTCCAACGGTGCTCAAAGGATTGATTTATCAGAGAGACGATTGCCGTTTCTGCCTGAAGCCTTTGGAAAGATTCATACATTGGTTCACCTTAACCTATCCTCCAATCAGCTTGAG GTGATTCCCGATTCCGTTGCTGGACTTGAGAACCTTGAGGAGCTTAATGTTTCTTCCAATATTTTGACGTCTCTACCAGATTCCATCGGCTGTTTGCACAAGTTGAAGATCCTTGATGTCTCTAGCAACAAACTTGATTCCTTACCAGATAGCATTTGTCACTGCAG GTCACTGGAAGAATTTGATGGCAGTTTCAACAAGCTAACATATCTACCCACAAAGATGGGGTATGAACTCTTAAAGCTAAAGAAGCTCGCAATCGCTCTTAACAAGGTACGAAACTTCCCTACCTCTATCGGCGACATGAAATCTCTTCGGTACCTCGACGCCCACTTCAACGAGCTCCGAGGCCTCCCAGATTCCATCGGAAAGTTATCAAATCTGGAGGTACTTAACCTAGGAAGCAATTTCAGCGACCTACAAGAACTCCCGGACACAATCGGCGATCTAACCAGTCTGAGAGAACTCGACGTCAGCAACAATCAACTCCAGGAGCTTCCGTTGACCTTCGGCCGCCTTGACAAGCTGATCAAACTCAACGTCGAACAGAATCCGCTGGTGGTTCCTCCGAAAGAAGTCGTGCAGAAGGGGATCCAAGCTGTGAAGGTGTACATGGCTCAGAGGTGGTTCGATGTGTTGGTGGAGGAGGAGGAGAAGAATCGACGGGAAGCGGAGGCGTTGGCTCAGGCGAGTTGGTTGTCTCGTAGTAAGTCGTATTTGACAGGTGCCGTCGTTGGTGCTGCTGGGACGGTTTCTTTGTATCTGGGAGCCGGAGATAGCGAAGATCCTTATCTTGAAGAGGCACGATGA